The proteins below are encoded in one region of Mya arenaria isolate MELC-2E11 chromosome 15, ASM2691426v1:
- the LOC128219345 gene encoding phosphatidylinositol 3,4,5-trisphosphate 5-phosphatase 2B-like: MSGAFFHKGITRFQAELYLTNTKDNGSFLVRDSESLAGAYVLCLLLNSEVHQYRILPGPDGKLHVQSESGTIQRGYNDLTELIADYIKKKENNGLACGLVHPVAPEGSNDDGELTDDDDDDDDEEDDDDDFEHPPPVQSPPATPTDKKKNNEAEKIDLQRNFNKLDLTRCDSVFKKALKDYVDIGSQKDSTALNAGDSELQEFEKLLDSTASGLRRELDTYMRNIEVLHELLKVENRKNSTLDHRHRPCGPGLPNLLEQMSRVRSKILSLQTEAQETIQLASIPSDYEYLDYTDPMYAGNGLTSGPFLMSKYRPYIPQSKFEVKKLKSNRPTKLTLTVDLQNGKYSVLKQTGKESLSHNTISHDRIPEQEILCGR; encoded by the exons ATGTCGGGGGCGTTCTTCCATAAGGGCATCACACGTTTTCAAGCGGAGCTGTACCTTACCAACACCAAGGATAATGGGAGTTTCCTCGTGCGGGATTCAGAGTCTCTGGCTGGGGCCTATGTCCTCTGCTTAct GCTAAACTCTGAGGTTCACCAGTACAGAATTCTGCCAGGACCAGATGGGAAACTGCATGTTCAG TCTGAGTCTGGCACAATACAGCGCGGCTACAATGATCTCACAGAGCTGATTGCTGACTACATCAAGAAGAAGGAAAACAATGGCCTGGCATGTGGCCTCGTGCACCCTGTAGCTCCGGAGGGATCTAATGATGATGGAGAACTCACAG atgatgatgatgacgatgatgatgaggaAGACGATGACGACGATTTTGAGCATCCTCCACCGGTACAGAGTCCACCTGCTACACCTACGGACAAGAAGAAAAACAATGAGGCAGAAAAAATAGACTTGCAGAGAAACTTCAATAAGCTTGACTTGACTAG GTGTGACAGTGTGTTCAAGAAGGCGCTAAAGGATTATGTGGACATTGGCAGCCAGAAGGACTCTACGGCCCTCAACGCTGGTGATTCAGAACTACAAGAGTTTGAAAAACTGCTTGACTCAACCGCTAGTGGGCTTAGAAG GGAGCTGGACACATACATGCGGAATATAGAGGTTCTCCATGAGCTGTTGAAAGTTGAAAACCGAAAAAACTCAACACTTGACCACAGGCACAGG CCATGTGGCCCAGGGCTCCCTAATCTGCTGGAACAGATGTCCCGTGTACGCAGCAAGATACTCAGTCTTCAGACAGAG GCTCAGGAGACAATCCAGCTAGCCAGCATTCCGTCTGACTACGAATATCTGGATTACACGGACCCGATGTATGCGGGTAACGGACTTACGAGCGGGCCATTCCTAATGTCGAAGTACCGGCCATACATTCCACAGAGCAAGTTCGAg GTGAAGAAATTAAAAAGCAACCGGCCAACAAAGCTAACCTTGACTGTCGACCTTCAGAACGGGAAATACTCAGTGCTCAAGCAGACGGGAAAGGAGTCTCTATCACATAACACAATATCTCATGACAGAA TACCAGAACAAGAAATACTCTGTGGCCGGTAA